Within Paenibacillus sp. RUD330, the genomic segment GGCTACCGCAGCTTCATCGTGAGCATATCGGCCGCGCTCGGCTACAAGGAAGAGACCGGCGAGGAGCAGTATACCGACATCCAGCCGGGAGACGACCTGCAGACGATCATCTCCAATATCGGCCGCAACAACATGATGTCGATCGAGGACACGCTCAGCCTGCTCGACCGGGATGCCGTGGCGCGCGCGGTCCAGGAGCTGCGCACCTGCAGCCGCATGTTCCTGTTCGGCATCGGCGCATCGGGGCTCGTATGCGAGGATGCGGAGCAGAAGTTCACGCGCATCAACAAGAACTGCCACGCCTATCTGGACGGCCACAGCCAGCTGACGGCCGCGACGCTGCTGCGCGAGGGCGACGTGGCGATCTTCATCTCGAACTCGGGCAATACCGAGGAGATTCTGGACTCCCTCGACATCGCCTGCAAGAGCGGCGCGCTGACGATCGCCATCACCAAGTACGGCAAGAGCGAGCTGTCCGAGAAAGCCGACCTGCTGCTCAGCATCTCCACGCCGGAGATCACCATCCGCAGCGGAGCGATGGGCTCCCGGATCGCCATGCTGACCGTCATCGACATGCTTTTCGCCGGTGTGGCGAGCGCGGACTACCAGCAGGTGAAGCATTACCTCTCCCGGAGCCACAACATCATCGCCAGCAAACGCAGGAGATAGCGGGGATTATGCATTCCGACCTTCCATAAACAGGGCATTCGGGCATGAAGTCCCGGATGCCCTGTTTTTGTGGGATGCGGAAAGCCGGAATTTATGTTAACTTAACTCCCATGAAAATCATCTTTTTGGACAAGATCTGATATAAAATATCAACATAATGTTTTATTTTAAAAATTTATTTCAAAATGTATTGACCACCCCGTTTGCGAATGCTTAATATTAGAGATGCAAGACGCAATCAACGAATCGATCCGCAGGCGCCTTGGCGCCGCGATCCAGATCACGTTAGGGGAATCAAGATGAATGAATACCTTGCCAGCTTGACGACGGAGGGAATCAATCCCGATACGCTGTCCATCGACGAATGCTCGACCGAGCAGATGCTGCAGCTGATGAACCGGGAAGATGCCAAAGTGCCGGCGGCCGTGGCGGCCGAGATTCCGCTTATATCCGAGGCTGTGGACGTCATTTACGAATCGTTGTCGAACGGGGGCCGCATGTTCTACATCGGAGCCGGAACCTCGGGAAGGCTTGGAGTGCTTGACGCCTCTGAATGTCCGCCGACCTTCGGCGTTGATCCGCTGCTTATCCAAGGATATATAGCCGGAGGGGACCAGGCGCTGCGGACGGCGGTGGAAGGCTGCGAGGACGACGGGGACGAAGGCCGCGCGGCGATCGACCGGATCGGCGTCACCGACAAGGATGTCGTCGTGGGCATTTCCGCCAGCGGCAGCGCCGCTTATGTCATCGAAGCGCTCCGTCGGGCCAGCGAGATCGGAGCGGCCGCCATTGGAGTCGTCAACAACAAGCGGACGCGGCTCAGCGAAGTGTGCGACATCTGCATCGCGCCGGTCGTCGGCTCCGAAGTCATCTCCGGCTCTACGAGGCTGAAGGCGGGAACGGCGCAGAAGCTGGTCCTCAACATGCTCAGCACCTGCACGATGGTGAAGCTGGGCAAGACGTACAACAACCTGATGGTCGACCTGAAGGCGAGCAACAAGAAGCTGTACGACCGGTCCCTGCGCATCATCCAGAACGCTTCAGGGGCGGATGAGGCGACCGCGGCACGCGCTCTTGAAAGGGCTTCCAAGGACAGCAAGCTTGCGATCATGATGATCAAGACCGGCCTGGAGCCGGATGAGGCGAGGGCGGCGCTGGATGCCAGCTCCGGCAACCTCAAGGCAGCGATACGTATCTGCGCACAGGCCAACTAAACCGCTCAGGGCCGGATGCGAACCTATAGAATTGGCTCACCATTAAAAGGGAGGATCTTGAAATGAAAAAAAGATCAAGATTTGCCGCAACCGCACTCGCGCTCGTCGTCTCTGCCGGCGTCGTATCCGCCTGCGGAAGCAACAATGACGGCGGCAACGCCGCAGCCGGCAACACCGGCTCGGAAGGCGCCAGCGCCAAGAAAGACACGATTACAGCCCTTCTGCCTCCGGTATCCGCCAACTTCCAGGCCAACTTCAACCAGATGGAAGCCGAATTCACCAAGCAGTATCCGAACCTGACCCTGAAAATCGAGCCGGCAAGCTGGGAAGACATGACCCAGAAGCTGGATACGCAGGTGAACGCCGGCAGCCCTCCGGATATCGCCTTCATGGGCTCGGAAGGCATTTCCAAATACGTTCCG encodes:
- a CDS encoding MurR/RpiR family transcriptional regulator; this encodes MAINDSVLIKIRERKDSLTPVERMVAEYILENKDEIPHLSIKNLAQGSRTSDASVLRFCKTMGFSGYRSFIVSISAALGYKEETGEEQYTDIQPGDDLQTIISNIGRNNMMSIEDTLSLLDRDAVARAVQELRTCSRMFLFGIGASGLVCEDAEQKFTRINKNCHAYLDGHSQLTAATLLREGDVAIFISNSGNTEEILDSLDIACKSGALTIAITKYGKSELSEKADLLLSISTPEITIRSGAMGSRIAMLTVIDMLFAGVASADYQQVKHYLSRSHNIIASKRRR
- the murQ gene encoding N-acetylmuramic acid 6-phosphate etherase, producing MNEYLASLTTEGINPDTLSIDECSTEQMLQLMNREDAKVPAAVAAEIPLISEAVDVIYESLSNGGRMFYIGAGTSGRLGVLDASECPPTFGVDPLLIQGYIAGGDQALRTAVEGCEDDGDEGRAAIDRIGVTDKDVVVGISASGSAAYVIEALRRASEIGAAAIGVVNNKRTRLSEVCDICIAPVVGSEVISGSTRLKAGTAQKLVLNMLSTCTMVKLGKTYNNLMVDLKASNKKLYDRSLRIIQNASGADEATAARALERASKDSKLAIMMIKTGLEPDEARAALDASSGNLKAAIRICAQAN